From Desulfitibacter alkalitolerans DSM 16504, one genomic window encodes:
- a CDS encoding C40 family peptidase — translation MALDPATVKAILLAAEKVATDRNVRNIVIGAVLVPFIIILLILASPFAIFFAITGGGAGVESLPISTVMQNLKYEFSQRIEAEQIPEDGIDDIQLIIMGSEDGTIIDNSGEVLALFAVEANTDNENGEQVAMLNKKQISRLKDIYRDMNRITVEIEEIEKEIVTETAGENGKTKTESTTVTRKIKKVYVDSLTCEEVVDGFNFNEIQLKLLAEIRSSEYAMLMSGATGRTGNTVLTQEEISKIRAMLPADLDLQRKKVVMAAYSIVGRVNYFWGGKSHVIGWDSRWGEMSEVTSPGSSSTGTSRPFGLDCSGYVTWVFINAGVPVENINDTVGHGVTRQWELSIPISEQQVLSGDIAVFYIPGTRKVNHVGIVVSIEEGDKIMVAHCASGSNNVDVTEAKATGFRYFRRPVVLTQEITIKH, via the coding sequence ATGGCGTTAGATCCGGCAACAGTTAAGGCTATACTACTTGCAGCTGAAAAAGTAGCAACGGACAGGAATGTAAGAAACATTGTCATTGGTGCTGTGCTTGTTCCATTTATCATAATTCTACTTATTCTTGCTTCACCCTTTGCCATTTTCTTTGCAATAACAGGTGGGGGTGCGGGAGTAGAAAGTTTACCAATCAGTACTGTTATGCAAAACCTTAAATATGAGTTTTCCCAGAGGATAGAAGCAGAACAAATTCCGGAGGATGGTATTGATGACATACAGCTTATTATTATGGGAAGTGAAGATGGCACCATTATTGATAATTCAGGGGAAGTTTTGGCTTTATTTGCAGTGGAAGCAAATACAGATAATGAAAATGGCGAACAGGTGGCAATGTTAAATAAAAAGCAAATAAGCAGGCTCAAAGATATTTACCGGGATATGAATAGAATAACTGTTGAGATTGAGGAAATTGAAAAGGAAATAGTGACTGAAACAGCTGGAGAAAATGGTAAAACCAAAACAGAATCTACAACAGTGACAAGAAAAATAAAAAAAGTATATGTAGACAGTCTTACATGTGAAGAAGTAGTGGACGGTTTTAATTTTAATGAAATCCAGTTAAAGCTGCTTGCTGAAATTCGAAGTAGTGAATATGCCATGTTAATGTCAGGTGCTACCGGAAGAACTGGTAATACAGTGTTGACACAGGAGGAGATCTCAAAAATAAGAGCTATGTTACCAGCAGATTTGGATTTGCAAAGAAAAAAAGTTGTAATGGCTGCTTACAGTATTGTGGGAAGAGTGAATTACTTTTGGGGTGGAAAAAGTCACGTGATCGGCTGGGATAGTCGCTGGGGAGAAATGAGCGAAGTCACATCACCGGGTAGCTCCTCAACCGGAACGAGTAGACCATTTGGGCTTGACTGTTCAGGATATGTTACATGGGTATTTATTAATGCAGGTGTACCGGTCGAAAACATAAATGACACGGTAGGGCACGGTGTAACGAGGCAGTGGGAGTTATCCATCCCCATATCTGAACAACAAGTGCTGTCTGGAGATATAGCTGTTTTTTATATTCCCGGTACCCGCAAGGTTAACCATGTGGGTATTGTAGTCAGTATTGAGGAAGGTGACAAGATAATGGTAGCTCATTGTGCATCGGGTTCCAACAATGTAGATGTAACCGAAGCCAAAGCAACAGGATTTAGATATTTCAGGAGACCGGTAGTTTTAACACAAGAAATCACAATAAAACACTAA
- a CDS encoding DUF3846 domain-containing protein, producing the protein MRILIIEPRKEPYEAKINNSLSAMQKVVGGLIQPVDIDENATLICNEEGKLLGLEGNRRVGRDIIAGTFFICGCDRCEGEFISLTDEQLQKFYERFKEPEEYTNEEVEETAIVEVYGLDADYEPEM; encoded by the coding sequence ATGAGAATTTTAATTATTGAACCGAGGAAAGAACCTTATGAAGCAAAAATTAATAACAGCCTATCGGCTATGCAAAAGGTGGTTGGAGGCTTAATTCAACCGGTAGATATTGACGAAAATGCTACTCTTATATGTAATGAAGAAGGAAAGTTACTGGGACTTGAAGGTAATCGACGTGTCGGCAGAGATATAATAGCAGGCACGTTTTTTATTTGCGGTTGTGACCGATGTGAAGGCGAATTTATATCTCTTACGGACGAACAACTGCAAAAGTTCTATGAGCGGTTTAAAGAACCAGAGGAATATACCAATGAAGAAGTAGAGGAAACAGCAATTGTTGAGGTTTACGGTCTGGACGCAGATTATGAACCGGAGATGTAA